The stretch of DNA cccggtccaacacTGGTGCCTCCACATCttaaatggcccagcaagccacgcGGCTCAGGGGCAAttgaggatggacaataaatggccCTGCCAACCAtccccacatctcatgaaagaatgcAAAAAAGAAACAGTGAAACATCAACCTGTGTTTTCTGTTCCAATACCTCTTTGAAATTGAGTCAATGTGATGCCTCAATGGTGGATTAGTCCATTGACACTCAAGCAGGATTCCTGGTGTGAAGGGATGCTGGGAAAATAGTGGGAAGAGTGTCAGGTTGGCTCACCAGCTCACTGCCCTCACTAGGAATGGACCAGTGTGGATTGGgtgtaaatttgcagacaaaagCAAAGATCTTTCTGGTGCCCACTGGCATTTTGCAGTTGTTCttgttgcttttctttttaaCATACGCATTCACAGAAAGAActtgtcactggccaggcagcatttattgtccatccctaattgcccagagggcagttcagattcaaccacattgctgtgggtctggagtcacatgtgggccaggccaggtaaggatggcagtttccttccctaaaggacatgagtgaaccagatgggtttgtccaacaatcagcaatgggctcatggtcatcattagtcacTTAATTCCAGACGtattcttgaattcaaattccaccatctgccatggcaggacttgaacctgggtccccaggacattacctgggtctctagattaacaacgAGTGGGCCATCACATACCCTAATTAATTGTCCCCTAATTTAATTCCCCAGTGGGCAGGTTGCTCACAAAGCCCACAAAGCAATGTTGACTGGAACTCGGTTCATTGGCTTTAAAACTCAAGCTGTAGAACACCAACACAAGACGTTTGTGTTGAAGATCATTgatctgaagtgttaactctgttttccacTGCCAGACtatttgagtttttccagctttctCTTGTTCATACCCACAAAAGCAAGCTGGCTATGCTAAACCGTTACAAAACCACTAGTCGGACCCAAGTTGGATCACTGTGTTGAATTTGTGACACCAGACTATAGGAATATGTTTGAATTTGACTGAGACATGACCAGGAAGTAGGGGAATGTCAAGCAGCATGTCTGGCTCATGCAGGGAGATGGAACTGACTAGTGGGGttagggagaggggtgtgtgttgggaatttggggggggggggggggggggggtaggggtgcGGGGTTTGCAATGACAGAGCCAGGTCAGGAGGAGAGGAAGCTGGTCAGCAttaatctactgccttttctttAACCAGAAAGAAATGGTGAACTGGATTTCTCAACATTCCTTGCCATCATCCACCAGCAGAGGCAGCAAGAGGATCCAcgaaaggacattctggaagCTATGTTGATGACAGATAAACAAAAACGAGGCTTCATTACAGCCACTGAGCTGAGGACCAAGCTGACCCAACTTGGCGAGAAACTGACCAACCAGGAAGGTGAGAAACAACAGTGCAAACTCTCTTTTTAAAATCGCTCTACAAACATTTATATGGTACCTTTCAAATACACTTGTGACAAACAGATTTTGCACTAGTGTCATGTCCGTTTTGATCTGTTTGTGTGAGTCAGGGGatttaataattaacttgaaAGCCTTTCCAAATCCATTTTTTAGAAAGGTGTCAGAATTGTAGTTTTTGACGATTAATGAGAATTTGTTTACATGGGAAATTTT from Stegostoma tigrinum isolate sSteTig4 chromosome 33, sSteTig4.hap1, whole genome shotgun sequence encodes:
- the LOC125467308 gene encoding calmodulin-like protein 4 isoform X2 produces the protein MAKFFTQDEIHERNGELDFSTFLAIIHQQRQQEDPRKDILEAMLMTDKQKRGFITATELRTKLTQLGEKLTNQEVDDLLQEANIPPNGIVKYEDFIHSITLPLTNY